In the genome of Paenibacillus sp. FSL R5-0766, one region contains:
- a CDS encoding ATP-binding cassette domain-containing protein codes for MNRLELKQVVKQYADKTAVNGVTLNVKEGEIYGLLGANGAGKTTTMRMVLGLIHPDGGNILYNGKPYNTELQQIMGYLPEERGLYPKVKVSEQINYLARLRGMNGKDADQSLKYWLNRFEVPEYYDKKIEELSKGNQQKMGFIAAVVHRPQILILDEAFSGLDPVNVELLKSTVKELRDEGTAILFSTHRMEHVEELCRQITILHRSNTVVQGEIKEIKSRYPREQVFLGTIGSVEGLEQLSGVKKVERNERGYLIHISQVEAAQEILRTAMTQTTVEHFELKEPTLNQIFIREVGESNE; via the coding sequence ATGAACCGATTGGAATTGAAGCAAGTCGTCAAGCAATATGCAGACAAAACAGCCGTTAATGGAGTCACGCTCAATGTAAAAGAGGGGGAGATTTACGGACTGCTCGGAGCCAATGGTGCAGGTAAAACAACAACAATGCGCATGGTGCTCGGACTGATTCACCCGGACGGAGGGAATATCCTGTACAACGGCAAGCCCTATAATACGGAGCTGCAACAGATTATGGGTTATCTTCCGGAAGAGCGCGGATTGTACCCGAAGGTGAAAGTCAGCGAACAGATTAATTACCTGGCACGACTTCGTGGCATGAATGGCAAGGACGCAGATCAGAGCCTCAAGTACTGGCTGAATCGGTTTGAGGTACCTGAGTATTACGATAAGAAGATTGAGGAGTTATCCAAAGGTAATCAGCAGAAAATGGGCTTTATCGCTGCTGTGGTGCATAGACCGCAGATTCTCATTCTGGATGAAGCGTTCAGTGGACTGGATCCTGTGAACGTGGAATTACTCAAGTCCACCGTCAAAGAATTGCGTGACGAAGGTACAGCAATCCTGTTCTCAACACACCGTATGGAGCACGTTGAAGAGTTGTGTCGTCAGATTACTATTCTGCATCGTTCCAACACGGTCGTACAAGGAGAGATCAAGGAGATCAAGAGTCGGTATCCGCGTGAACAGGTATTCCTGGGTACGATTGGTAGTGTGGAAGGACTCGAACAGTTGTCTGGTGTAAAGAAAGTCGAGCGGAATGAGCGCGGTTACCTGATACATATTAGTCAGGTGGAAGCGGCTCAAGAGATTCTGAGAACAGCCATGACCCAGACGACAGTGGAACACTTTGAACTGAAGGAACCAACGCTTAACCAAATCTTTATTCGTGAGGTAGGTGAGTCGAATGAATAA
- a CDS encoding ABC transporter permease, whose amino-acid sequence MNKMGTITGFTFKNKVKTKSFMVTTIVLALLISIGLNVPYFITLFNGGSIGGASSSNPVNIGLLSTGQPEVSEKLESFSAAQGDQAYRFIASGDKDEVALAADVEAGLTDGYLKFEAVSGQEFPQPILYSAEDVSPQIIASIEAALQSVKLDVVVKDVLTAEQKELITTPVKLTEQSLSTDESGAGTESEGAMSPINYIVVYLLIILLFTSTMMTGNMIASEITAEKSSRIMEILITSVSPLSQMFGKIIGIFMVGMLQIGIFGAVVAGNILLPHNRAVLGDFNMSVSDVNIAVIVYGLIFYILGYFLYAVLFAAIGSMVSRTEELGQAVLPITMLSLVSFYIAIFSISTPNILLLKIASFIPFTSPTAILVRIGAGVAPTWEILTSLAILIVSIIIFGWLAAKIYRTGVLMYGKRPTFKELFKAMKAYKI is encoded by the coding sequence ATGAATAAAATGGGAACGATTACGGGTTTTACATTTAAAAACAAAGTTAAAACGAAATCATTCATGGTGACGACCATTGTACTTGCACTTTTAATTTCAATCGGACTCAATGTCCCGTATTTCATTACCTTATTTAATGGGGGTTCCATTGGTGGAGCTTCAAGCAGTAATCCTGTAAATATTGGTCTTTTGAGTACAGGGCAGCCTGAAGTTTCCGAGAAACTGGAGAGCTTCTCTGCGGCTCAAGGAGATCAGGCCTATCGATTCATTGCCAGTGGTGACAAAGATGAAGTTGCTCTTGCGGCGGATGTGGAAGCAGGGCTTACCGATGGTTATCTGAAGTTTGAAGCTGTTTCCGGGCAAGAGTTCCCGCAGCCCATTCTATATTCAGCAGAAGACGTCTCACCTCAGATCATTGCATCCATCGAAGCTGCATTACAGAGTGTGAAGCTGGATGTGGTTGTGAAGGATGTACTCACAGCGGAGCAGAAGGAACTGATTACAACACCTGTGAAGCTCACCGAGCAAAGTTTGAGTACAGATGAGAGCGGAGCAGGTACTGAGTCTGAAGGTGCAATGAGCCCGATTAACTATATTGTAGTGTACTTGCTGATCATCCTGCTGTTTACCTCAACGATGATGACAGGTAACATGATTGCCTCCGAGATCACAGCTGAGAAGAGCTCACGTATTATGGAGATTTTGATTACGAGTGTATCACCGCTCAGTCAGATGTTTGGTAAAATCATCGGGATTTTCATGGTGGGGATGCTGCAAATCGGGATCTTCGGAGCGGTGGTTGCCGGAAATATCTTGCTGCCGCATAACCGTGCAGTATTAGGTGATTTCAATATGAGTGTAAGTGATGTGAATATTGCGGTTATTGTGTACGGACTCATATTCTACATTCTGGGTTACTTCCTATATGCCGTGTTGTTTGCTGCCATTGGTTCAATGGTAAGCCGTACTGAAGAACTCGGTCAGGCTGTTCTGCCGATTACGATGTTGTCGCTTGTTTCCTTCTATATTGCGATCTTCAGTATTTCTACGCCGAACATTCTCTTGTTGAAAATCGCAAGCTTCATTCCATTCACATCGCCTACCGCGATTCTGGTACGAATTGGCGCAGGAGTTGCGCCAACTTGGGAGATTCTAACGTCCTTAGCGATTCTTATTGTATCCATTATCATCTTCGGATGGCTTGCAGCCAAAATCTATCGCACAGGTGTGCTGATGTACGGCAAACGTCCGACCTTTAAGGAATTGTTCAAAGCCATGAAGGCTTATAAGATCTAG